One Trichosurus vulpecula isolate mTriVul1 chromosome 7, mTriVul1.pri, whole genome shotgun sequence genomic region harbors:
- the LOC118856833 gene encoding putative olfactory receptor 2W6, producing MKVMGRDNDSSLGGFILVGFSDRPWLELILFAFVLVFYTLTLLGNITIIVLSIVDSRLHTPMYFFLSNLSFLDLCFTTSIVPQLLWNLWGPKKTISYNGCVAQLYIYMVLGSTECVLLCVMSYDRYVAVCRPLHYTVVMNPRLCLQLMAVSWFCGFLNSFVMCPQTMQLARCGHHQVDHFLCEMPALIAMACEDTALVEAFAFVLGVVLLLVPLTLILTSYGMITVAVLRIKSAAGRRKAFNTCSSHLIVVSLFYGTIIYMYLQPANSYSQDQGKFLTLFYTIVTPSINPLIYTLRNKDVKEAMKKLLGWKQGTGGV from the coding sequence ATGAAGGTGATGGGACGGGACAATGACAGCTCACTAGGGGGATTTATCCTAGTGGGTTTTTCTGACCGGCCCTGGCTAGAGCTGattctctttgcttttgtattagTCTTCTATACCCTGACTCTTTTGGGCAACATAACAATTATTGTGTTGTCGATTGTAGATTCCCGACTACACACCCCTATGTACTTCTTCCTAAGCAACCTCTCCTTTCTGGACCTCTGCTTTACTACCAGCATTGTCCCCCAGCTGCTGTGGAATCTATGGGGTCCCAAGAAGACTATCAGCTACAATGGTTGTGTGGCCCAGCTCTATATTTACATGGTACTGGGTTCTACTGAATGTGTACTCCTGTGTGTCATGTCCTATGATCGTTATGTTGCTGTTTGCAGACCCTTGCACTATACTGTTGTCATGAACCCTAGACTCTGCCTACAACTGATGGCTGTGTCCTGGTTCTGTGGTTTCCTCAACTCTTTTGTTATGTGCCCCCAGACCATGCAACTGGCACGCTGTGGACACCATCAGGTGGACCACTTTCTATGTGAAATGCCAGCCCTCATTGCCATGGCCTGTGAAGATACCGCACTGGTTGAAGCCTTTGCCTTTGTACTTGGCGTGGTCCTCCTTCTGGTGCCCCTAACCCTGATTCTCACTTCCTATGGCATGATTACTGTGGCTGTGCTAAGGATCAAATCAGCAGCAGGGCGTAGGAAGGCCTTCAACACCTGCTCTTCCCACCTTATAGTGGTTTCCCTCTTCTATGGGACCATCATCTATATGTATCTTCAGCCAGCCAATAGTTACTCCCAGGACCAGGGGAAGTTCCTCACCCTGTTCTACACTATTGTAACCCCCAGCATCAACCCCCTTATCTATACCCTAAGGAACAAGGATGTGAAAGAGGCAATGAAAAAACTCCTGGGCTGGAAACAGGGGACAGGAGGAGTGTGA